The Numida meleagris isolate 19003 breed g44 Domestic line chromosome 7, NumMel1.0, whole genome shotgun sequence genome contains a region encoding:
- the RGS5 gene encoding regulator of G-protein signaling 5 — MCKGLAALPHTCLERAKEIKTKLGTLLQKPDSAIDFIIPYPEKPEKPAKALKPSPEEVLQWRDSLEKLLQNPYGLASFRSFLCSEFSEENIEFWVACEDYKKTKSPVKMEEKAKRIYEEFIQTEAPKEVNIDHFTKAVTMKNLVEPSPSSFDMAQKRIFALMEKDSLPRFVRSEFYQELIK; from the exons ATGTGCAAAGGACTCGCCGCGCTGCCGCACACATGCCTGGAGAG GGCCAAGGAGATCAAGACCAAGCTGGGCACACTGCTCCAGAAGCCTGACTCGGCCATCGACTTCATCATCCCCTACCCGGAGAAGCCGGAGAAGCCAGCCAAGGCCCTGAA ACCGTCTCCGGAGGAGGTCCTGCAGTGGCGCGACTCCCTGGAGAAGCTCTTGCAGAACCCTT ACGGGCTCGCCAGCTTCCGCAGCTTCCTGTGCTCTGAGTTCAGCGAGGAGAACATCGAGTTCTGGGTGGCCTGTGAGGACTACAAGAAGACCAAGTCCCCTGTGAAGATGGAGGAGAAGGCCAAGAGGATCTACGAGGAGTTCATCCAGACCGAGGCACCCAAAGAG GTGAACATTGACCACTTCACCAAGGCCGTGACCATGAAGAACCTGGTGGAGCCATCACCGAGCAGCTTTGACATGGCCCAGAAGAGGATCTTTGCTCTGATGGAGAAAGACTCCCTGCCCAGATTCGTGCGGTCGGAGTTTTATCAGGAGTTAATCAAGTAG
- the LOC110402657 gene encoding uncharacterized protein LOC110402657 has protein sequence MVLAAEAASRRASRLPAEASKHVLWGKGSGGTSLRVQQAFSRTSPWAPQEERSLLGGQHVKDEQSKRQSLELPAERGTVPEGPSTCPVQCDSTSLRLKKFVSFALLKLETVEPMPAYGMSSSQPQPGMVKRQPQGARLRGKFWGLAWLRVAQHQAPSSKTAPIPAADASSSELGSVCPSTHSTRDDQLWFQPYISQASPVAARRARKLLVLQQCWKWQE, from the exons atggtgctggctgcagaagcagcctCCAGACGGGCGTCTCGGCTCCCTGCAGAGGCCAGCAAGCATGTGCTTTGGGGGAAAGGGTCAGGAGGGACCAGTCTTCGGGTCCAACAGGCCTTCAGCAGGACCTCCCCATGGGCACCACAGGAGGAGAGATCACTCCTTGGAGGACAGCACGTGAAAG ATGAGCAAAGCAAACGCCAGAGcctggagctgcctgcagagcgGGGAACGGTGCCTGAGGGACCCAGCACCTGTCCTGTGCAGTGTGACAGCACTTCTCTCAGGTTGAAaaagtttgtttcatttgctcTTCTAAAACTGGAAACTGTGGAGCCAATGCCTGCCTATGGCATGAGTTCTTCCCAGCCTCAGCCAGGCATGGTGAAGAGGCAGCCCCAGGGAGCGAGGCTGAGGGGCAAATTCTGGGGGTTGGCCTGGCTGCGGGTGGCCCAGCACCAAGCCCCGAGCTCCAAAACAGCCCCAATACCTGCTGCAGATGCCTCTAGTTCTGAGCTGGGCAGTGTGTGCCCATCCACACACAGCACCAGGGATGACCAGCTCTGGTTTCAGCCCTACATTAGTCAGGCATCACCTGTAGCTGCAAGGAGAGCCAGGAAACTCCTTGTGCTTCAACAATGCTGGAAGTGGCAAGAGTGA